In one Streptomyces sp. NBC_01288 genomic region, the following are encoded:
- a CDS encoding response regulator transcription factor yields the protein MTGTSGSRGSRVRVLIVDDEPALTELLSVAVTEAGWRPYPAPDGHSALRIARGCAPHAVVLDGMLPDLDGIQVLRRLRYENPRLPVLMLTARDAIEHRLDGLEAGADDYVTKPFSLEEVVLRLRGLLRRAGGERTPSDDSVRVLGDLVLTGETREVRRAGEPVQLTAKEFDLLTLFLDHPRQVLSKAQILDQVWSSCFDGGGNLVEVYISSLRRKIDRGRAPMIHTVRGMGYALRPVEDAR from the coding sequence ATGACTGGCACATCGGGGTCCCGCGGCAGCCGTGTCCGCGTGCTCATCGTCGACGACGAGCCCGCGCTCACCGAGCTGCTCTCCGTCGCGGTCACCGAGGCCGGCTGGCGGCCCTACCCCGCGCCGGACGGACACAGCGCGCTGCGCATCGCCCGCGGCTGCGCCCCGCACGCCGTCGTCCTCGACGGCATGCTGCCCGACCTCGACGGCATCCAGGTCCTGCGCAGACTCCGCTACGAGAACCCCCGGCTGCCCGTCCTCATGCTCACCGCCCGCGACGCGATCGAGCACCGCCTCGACGGCCTCGAAGCGGGCGCCGACGACTACGTCACCAAACCCTTCTCCCTGGAGGAGGTCGTCCTGCGGCTGCGCGGACTGCTGCGCCGGGCGGGCGGCGAACGCACCCCGTCCGACGACTCCGTACGGGTCCTCGGCGACCTCGTCCTGACCGGCGAAACCCGCGAGGTACGGCGCGCCGGTGAGCCGGTCCAGCTCACCGCCAAGGAGTTCGACCTGCTCACCCTGTTCCTGGACCATCCCCGCCAGGTGCTGAGCAAGGCGCAGATCCTCGACCAGGTGTGGAGCAGCTGCTTCGACGGCGGCGGCAACCTCGTCGAGGTCTACATCTCCAGCCTCCGCCGGAAGATAGACCGGGGCCGCGCTCCGATGATCCACACCGTGCGCGGGATGGGATACGCCCTACGGCCCGTGGAGGACGCCAGATGA
- a CDS encoding GH92 family glycosyl hydrolase yields the protein MRFRPMSLWLAAALALGGATPALAATTAPPQLVKDPTAYVDPLIGTKNGGNVFPGAVVPFGMLSWSPENTRGSATSTAAPGGYQYDATRIRGFSLTHMSGTGCAGGSGDIPFYPYAGEVTSSPASDTKDAVYASDFSHTDETAEPGHYKVGLASGVTADLTATARTGSGRFTYPADKPASLLIRTANSEVGSTDSSVTIDPKTNTVSGSVTSGNFCGYLDPEGQRAYYTLYFTATFDRAFKSTGTWQDDKLTPGSTNTTGGTGGFSTGGRPVAGKGAGGYVEFEPGTGPVGVKVGISYVSQAGAKANLKAENPPKRSFDAVEDAAHRAWRDQLGAIKVGGGTDTERTTFYTALYHSLLHPNVISDADRRYTGSDGKVHKVSRGHQAQYGTFSGWDIYRSQVQLLTLLSPRTGSDIAQSLYELAQQNGGVWDRWLHGASGTHVMNGDPSPTALAGIRAFGGTDFDLKGALASLVQAATVPTAGDLSSSGKPVLSVGQRPSLDKYLNLHYMPSVSNAWGGAAETLEMSTADFALSQLATAAGKKSTAADFAQRAQWWQNNFNIAADPTGGYIANRKADGSWVTGFTPGTGNGFVEGTAAQYTWMVQHNPAGLFAAMGGTDKALARLDSFFHEADGSWSFTGSGGDKSELDNEPSVNVPYLYDYAGAPYKTQETVRAAMKQLWTTDPAGIPGNDDLGEMSSWYVFSALGMYPQVPSRAELTLASPLFERIEIKRPHGNDISIRAQGAATDAPYIQSLKVNGRSTQQPWLSSSIVRNGGTLDYTLSTTPNRAWGSDPADAPPSFRTGEQPYQIGVGPTAATLAPGETTKVNIKALSLSGGTGPEVRYSVETPAGVTATPAQGTVVDGSQDITLTAATDVQQGFYDVKVTVTSGSTSYEQPVSLTVAAPGTLLAAYNNTGVSDDTGEHDEADYDGGGWSYSLQALEAAGLTPGGTGTVNGLGFTWPSSPNGRPDNVSAAGQTVQLPQPASTLSFVGSAVNGNQQTKATVTYTDGSTDAVDLSFTDWTVGGGGGTVQYGNVVVARTAYRNVAGADKDPVATYVFATKPFAAPSGKTIKSVTLPDDPDLHVFTLAVN from the coding sequence ATGCGTTTCCGTCCCATGTCCCTGTGGCTCGCCGCCGCACTCGCGCTCGGCGGCGCCACCCCCGCCCTGGCGGCCACCACCGCCCCGCCACAACTCGTCAAGGACCCCACCGCCTACGTCGATCCGCTGATCGGCACCAAGAACGGCGGCAACGTCTTCCCGGGCGCCGTCGTGCCCTTCGGCATGCTCTCCTGGAGCCCGGAGAACACCAGAGGCAGCGCGACCAGCACCGCCGCACCAGGCGGCTACCAGTACGACGCCACCCGCATCCGCGGCTTCAGTCTCACCCACATGTCCGGCACGGGCTGCGCGGGCGGCAGCGGCGACATCCCGTTCTACCCGTACGCCGGTGAGGTCACCTCGTCCCCGGCGAGCGACACCAAAGATGCCGTCTACGCCTCCGACTTCAGCCACACCGACGAGACCGCCGAACCCGGCCACTACAAGGTGGGCCTCGCCTCAGGCGTCACCGCCGACCTCACGGCGACGGCCCGCACCGGCTCCGGCCGCTTCACCTACCCGGCCGACAAGCCCGCCTCGCTGCTGATCCGCACCGCCAACTCCGAGGTGGGCTCCACCGATTCGTCGGTCACCATCGACCCGAAGACCAACACGGTCTCCGGCTCGGTCACCTCCGGCAACTTCTGCGGCTACCTCGACCCCGAGGGCCAACGCGCCTACTACACCCTGTACTTCACGGCCACCTTCGACCGCGCCTTCAAGTCCACCGGCACCTGGCAGGACGACAAGCTGACCCCGGGGTCGACGAACACGACCGGTGGCACGGGCGGGTTCAGCACCGGCGGCCGTCCCGTCGCCGGCAAGGGCGCGGGCGGCTACGTCGAGTTCGAGCCCGGCACCGGACCGGTCGGCGTCAAGGTCGGTATCTCGTACGTCAGTCAGGCAGGCGCCAAGGCCAACCTCAAGGCGGAGAACCCGCCGAAGCGCTCCTTCGACGCCGTCGAGGACGCGGCCCACCGCGCCTGGCGCGACCAGCTCGGCGCGATCAAGGTCGGCGGCGGCACCGACACCGAGCGCACCACCTTCTACACCGCGCTCTACCACTCCCTCCTGCACCCGAACGTCATCAGCGACGCCGACCGCAGATACACCGGCAGCGACGGCAAGGTGCACAAGGTGAGCCGGGGGCATCAAGCGCAGTACGGCACCTTCTCCGGGTGGGACATCTACCGGTCGCAGGTCCAACTGCTCACGCTCCTCAGTCCCCGTACCGGCTCGGACATCGCGCAGTCCCTCTACGAACTCGCCCAGCAGAACGGGGGAGTCTGGGACCGCTGGCTGCACGGCGCGAGCGGCACCCACGTCATGAACGGCGACCCCTCACCCACCGCCCTGGCCGGCATCCGCGCCTTCGGCGGCACCGACTTCGACCTGAAGGGGGCCCTCGCTTCCCTCGTCCAGGCGGCGACCGTACCGACCGCAGGGGACCTGTCCTCCTCGGGCAAGCCGGTGCTCTCGGTGGGCCAACGCCCGTCCCTGGACAAGTACTTGAACCTGCACTACATGCCGTCCGTGTCCAATGCCTGGGGCGGCGCCGCCGAGACGCTGGAGATGTCCACGGCGGACTTCGCGCTCTCCCAACTCGCCACGGCGGCGGGGAAGAAGAGCACGGCGGCCGACTTCGCCCAGCGCGCTCAGTGGTGGCAGAACAACTTCAACATCGCCGCCGACCCCACCGGCGGCTACATCGCCAACCGCAAGGCGGACGGCAGTTGGGTCACCGGCTTCACCCCGGGCACCGGCAACGGCTTCGTGGAGGGCACGGCCGCCCAGTACACCTGGATGGTCCAGCACAACCCCGCCGGCCTCTTCGCGGCGATGGGCGGCACGGACAAGGCGCTCGCCCGCCTCGACTCCTTCTTCCATGAGGCGGACGGGAGTTGGTCCTTCACGGGCAGCGGCGGCGACAAGTCCGAGCTGGACAACGAGCCGTCCGTCAACGTCCCCTACCTGTACGACTACGCGGGAGCACCCTACAAGACCCAGGAGACGGTCAGGGCGGCCATGAAGCAGCTCTGGACGACCGACCCGGCCGGCATCCCCGGCAACGACGACCTCGGCGAGATGTCGTCCTGGTACGTCTTCTCCGCCCTCGGCATGTACCCCCAGGTCCCCTCCCGCGCCGAACTCACCCTCGCCTCCCCGCTGTTCGAGCGCATCGAGATCAAGCGCCCGCACGGCAACGACATCTCCATCCGCGCGCAGGGCGCCGCGACCGACGCCCCGTACATCCAGTCCCTGAAGGTCAACGGCCGTAGCACGCAACAGCCTTGGCTCTCGTCCTCCATCGTCCGCAACGGCGGCACCCTCGACTACACCCTCTCCACCACCCCGAACCGCGCCTGGGGCAGCGATCCCGCCGACGCCCCGCCGTCCTTCCGCACCGGCGAACAGCCGTACCAGATCGGCGTCGGCCCGACCGCCGCGACCCTCGCGCCCGGCGAGACCACCAAGGTCAACATCAAGGCCCTGTCCTTGAGCGGCGGCACCGGACCCGAGGTCCGCTACAGCGTCGAGACGCCCGCCGGAGTCACGGCGACTCCCGCCCAGGGCACGGTCGTCGACGGCTCCCAGGACATCACCCTGACCGCCGCCACCGACGTCCAGCAGGGCTTCTACGACGTGAAGGTCACCGTCACCTCGGGCAGTACGTCGTACGAGCAGCCGGTGTCCCTGACCGTGGCCGCGCCCGGCACCCTCCTCGCCGCCTACAACAACACCGGTGTCTCCGACGACACCGGCGAGCACGACGAGGCGGACTACGACGGGGGCGGCTGGAGCTACTCCCTCCAGGCGCTGGAGGCGGCCGGGCTGACCCCGGGCGGCACGGGCACGGTGAACGGCCTCGGCTTCACCTGGCCCAGCTCGCCGAACGGGCGCCCCGACAACGTCTCCGCGGCCGGTCAGACCGTCCAACTTCCGCAACCCGCAAGCACGTTGTCCTTCGTGGGCAGCGCGGTCAACGGCAACCAGCAGACCAAGGCGACCGTCACCTACACCGACGGCAGCACCGACGCCGTCGACCTGTCCTTCACGGACTGGACGGTCGGCGGGGGCGGCGGCACCGTGCAGTACGGCAACGTGGTCGTCGCCAGGACCGCGTACCGCAATGTCGCGGGTGCGGACAAGGATCCGGTAGCCACCTATGTGTTCGCCACCAAGCCGTTCGCGGCACCCTCGGGCAAGACCATCAAGAGCGTGACACTTCCGGACGACCCGGATCTCCATGTGTTCACCCTTGCGGTGAACTGA
- a CDS encoding NEW3 domain-containing protein — protein MRRQIRGVLAAFTGALLLTMGITATGGHSARADDNGVGLKPVLGWSSWSFVRRDPTAQTIEAQAKALKTSGLAKNGFVYANVDDFWYQCPGSQGPDVDQYGRWVTDPVKFPPRGSENGVQVVADYVHSLGLKFGLYVTPGISQQAVAKNTEIKGTPYHARDIATTTTESNYNCGGMVGIDYTKPGAQSFIDSWAGQFAGWGIDYLKIDGVGTSDQQDVQAWSDALHHTGRPIHLELSNNLDISNAATWKKLSNGWRTGGDIECYCGPDDSSYPLTTWASIASRFDQVAAWAPYGGPGGYNDYDSLEIGNGANNGLTPDERRTQMSLWSLAASPLVLGTDLTHLDPADLALLKNTDVLAVDQDGIDAKRISSDANAQVFAKTEADGDVVVGLFNTGSAPREVATTASALGLSKARDYSLRDLWSHRLTESAGRIAANVPAHGVVLYRVHATHRTVTGAAPDVSFGLDWAPAPSDSTTRTVTAVLSDNGSRSITDADLTLTGPAGTKITTRDVTRARTIRGGHALKVTYSVSIPPSAKLFAANDFQGTASYRFRSAGKTRLTAGDTITVNHQVTAPYRTFASTTASFSESGTQLGIRAQGADLYNGTNEYGSIYLPGAEHDGSVTTVKLNSQSDTDVWAKAGIMVRNDITQSNTSPGYVALVATPGNGYLLDWDSDGDGKLDSQDSAGTAAYPSWLKLVRDGTSYSGYYSTDNATWNLVGTIDVPTAAATQDVGLTQTSHASGTTGEADFDSFTTTP, from the coding sequence ATGAGAAGACAGATCCGCGGTGTACTGGCCGCGTTCACCGGAGCGCTGCTGCTCACCATGGGGATCACCGCGACCGGCGGCCATTCCGCGCGGGCCGATGACAACGGTGTCGGGCTCAAACCCGTGCTGGGGTGGAGCAGTTGGAGCTTTGTGCGGCGCGATCCGACCGCGCAGACCATCGAGGCGCAGGCGAAGGCTCTCAAGACCAGCGGCCTCGCGAAGAACGGGTTCGTCTACGCCAACGTCGACGACTTCTGGTACCAGTGCCCGGGCAGTCAGGGGCCGGACGTCGACCAGTACGGCCGCTGGGTCACCGACCCGGTGAAGTTCCCGCCGCGCGGTAGCGAGAACGGCGTCCAGGTCGTGGCCGACTATGTCCACTCCCTGGGGCTGAAGTTCGGCCTGTACGTCACGCCCGGCATCTCGCAGCAGGCGGTCGCCAAGAACACCGAGATCAAGGGAACGCCGTACCACGCGCGGGACATCGCCACCACGACGACGGAGAGCAACTACAACTGCGGCGGCATGGTGGGCATCGACTACACCAAGCCCGGTGCGCAGTCCTTCATCGACTCGTGGGCCGGTCAGTTCGCCGGGTGGGGCATCGACTATCTGAAGATCGACGGTGTCGGCACGTCCGACCAACAGGACGTCCAGGCCTGGTCGGACGCCCTGCATCACACTGGGCGGCCGATCCACCTGGAGCTGTCCAACAACCTCGACATCAGCAACGCGGCCACCTGGAAGAAGCTCTCCAACGGCTGGCGCACCGGCGGCGACATCGAGTGCTACTGCGGTCCGGACGACAGCAGTTACCCCCTGACGACCTGGGCCTCCATCGCCTCGCGCTTCGACCAGGTCGCGGCCTGGGCACCGTACGGCGGTCCCGGCGGCTACAACGACTACGACTCCCTGGAGATCGGGAACGGCGCGAACAACGGCCTCACCCCCGACGAGCGCAGGACGCAGATGAGTCTGTGGTCGCTGGCCGCGTCGCCGCTCGTCCTCGGCACCGACCTCACCCATCTCGACCCGGCCGACCTCGCGTTGCTGAAGAACACCGACGTCCTCGCGGTCGACCAGGACGGCATCGACGCGAAGCGGATCTCCTCGGACGCGAACGCGCAGGTGTTCGCCAAGACCGAGGCCGACGGGGACGTCGTGGTGGGCCTGTTCAACACCGGGTCGGCTCCCCGTGAGGTGGCCACGACCGCGTCCGCGCTGGGTCTGTCCAAGGCGCGCGACTACTCCCTGCGGGATCTGTGGAGCCACCGGCTGACCGAGTCGGCGGGCCGGATCGCCGCCAACGTGCCCGCGCACGGCGTGGTTCTGTACCGGGTTCACGCCACCCACCGCACGGTGACCGGCGCGGCTCCGGACGTGTCGTTCGGGCTCGACTGGGCGCCCGCGCCCAGCGACAGCACCACCCGTACCGTGACCGCCGTCCTGTCCGACAACGGGTCGCGGTCGATCACCGACGCCGATCTGACCCTCACCGGGCCGGCCGGCACGAAGATCACCACGCGTGACGTGACCCGGGCCCGGACGATCCGCGGCGGTCACGCGCTGAAGGTCACGTACTCCGTGTCCATCCCGCCCTCGGCGAAGCTCTTCGCCGCCAACGACTTCCAGGGGACGGCGAGTTACCGCTTCCGGTCGGCGGGGAAGACCCGCCTCACCGCCGGTGACACGATCACCGTCAACCACCAAGTGACCGCCCCGTACCGGACGTTCGCGTCCACCACCGCGAGCTTCAGCGAGTCCGGCACCCAACTCGGCATCCGGGCGCAGGGCGCGGACCTGTACAACGGCACCAACGAATACGGCTCGATCTATCTGCCGGGTGCCGAGCACGACGGTTCGGTGACGACCGTGAAGCTCAACTCCCAGTCGGACACGGATGTTTGGGCCAAGGCCGGGATCATGGTCCGCAACGACATCACCCAGTCCAACACCTCCCCCGGGTACGTGGCCCTGGTCGCGACCCCGGGCAACGGCTACCTCCTCGACTGGGACAGCGACGGCGACGGAAAGCTCGACTCGCAGGACTCCGCCGGCACCGCCGCCTACCCGTCGTGGCTGAAGCTCGTCCGCGACGGCACCTCGTACAGCGGCTACTACTCGACCGACAACGCCACGTGGAACCTGGTCGGCACCATCGACGTCCCGACGGCAGCGGCCACCCAGGACGTCGGCCTCACCCAGACCTCACACGCCTCGGGCACGACCGGCGAGGCCGACTTCGACTCGTTCACGACGACGCCGTAG
- a CDS encoding lytic polysaccharide monooxygenase auxiliary activity family 9 protein: MTNPTPTPHAVPRLPRPTPRRALFLVLLALLTTVPALALILATGGRAEAHGTPMKPGSRTFLCWQDALTDTGEIKPINPACKAAQQVSGTTPFYNWFSVLRSDGAGRTRGFVPDGSLCSGGNPNFTGFDLPRDDWPLTHLTSGATVDFSYNAWAAHPGWFYVYITKDGFDPTKTLTWDAMEDTPFLTVDHPPLNGTPGTVEANYSWTGQLPANKSGRNIVYMVWQRSDSAETFYSCSDVVFDGGNGEVTGIHDPGNPTDPVPGVCSATRHTTGTWPGGYQSEVTVTNSGDVPMLGWMVNWALPAGQSVASLWNGNATYAGQDVMVHNADWNGSLSPGQSATFGYVVNGDGGDTATTLPCQVG, encoded by the coding sequence ATGACAAATCCAACCCCAACTCCCCACGCGGTGCCGCGATTACCGCGCCCCACTCCCCGCCGAGCCCTCTTCCTCGTCCTCCTGGCCCTGCTCACCACCGTCCCCGCCCTGGCCCTGATCCTCGCCACGGGTGGCCGCGCGGAGGCGCACGGCACCCCCATGAAACCCGGCAGCCGCACCTTCCTCTGCTGGCAGGACGCGCTGACCGACACCGGCGAGATCAAACCGATCAACCCGGCCTGCAAGGCGGCTCAGCAGGTCAGCGGTACAACGCCGTTCTACAACTGGTTCTCCGTGCTGCGCTCCGACGGCGCCGGCCGCACCCGGGGCTTCGTGCCGGACGGTTCGCTGTGCAGCGGTGGCAACCCTAACTTCACGGGCTTCGATCTCCCGCGCGACGACTGGCCGTTGACGCATCTGACCTCCGGCGCGACGGTCGACTTCTCGTACAACGCCTGGGCGGCGCACCCGGGTTGGTTCTACGTCTACATCACCAAGGACGGCTTCGACCCGACGAAGACGCTCACGTGGGACGCCATGGAGGACACTCCGTTCCTCACGGTCGACCACCCGCCGCTCAACGGCACGCCGGGCACAGTCGAGGCCAACTACTCCTGGACCGGGCAGCTTCCGGCGAACAAGTCGGGGCGGAACATCGTCTACATGGTGTGGCAGCGCTCGGACAGCGCGGAGACCTTCTACTCCTGCTCGGACGTCGTGTTCGACGGCGGCAACGGCGAGGTGACGGGTATTCACGACCCGGGCAACCCCACCGACCCGGTACCCGGCGTCTGTTCGGCGACCAGGCACACGACGGGAACCTGGCCCGGCGGCTACCAGTCCGAGGTGACCGTCACCAACTCCGGTGACGTCCCGATGCTCGGCTGGATGGTCAACTGGGCACTCCCGGCAGGCCAGTCGGTCGCCAGCCTCTGGAACGGCAACGCGACCTACGCCGGCCAGGACGTGATGGTCCACAACGCCGACTGGAACGGCTCACTGAGTCCGGGGCAGAGCGCCACCTTCGGCTACGTCGTGAACGGCGACGGCGGAGACACGGCAACTACCCTGCCCTGCCAGGTCGGTTGA
- a CDS encoding sensor histidine kinase, translated as MNLRIRNLRTRNRGRLHGRSLRTRLLLFISATLFVVCAAMSLTTVLVQRAYLLGDLDDRVGNAAERSLGGAEHHPDFDGDLGFLMENGHAVGTLAARFDDKGSVIAAAVVSQDAPPQNLTTAQREALAGITADGAMHTRTVPGFGTYRLTALNHNGVKVLTGLPMDDVQDMISGLVVAEAVVALAGLTVAGCLCAVVIRRQLRPLGRVAATAVEVSRSQLGHGEVTALTRVPERDTDPGSEAGQVGAALNRMIDHVESSLAERQRSEEQMRRSEERMRRFLADASHELRTPLASIAGYAELMNRGTDRIEPGLAWRRVTAESARMTGLVEDLLLLARLDEGRPLQSAEVDLAALLAEAVWDARAAGTGHDWQLQLSLDAPALVIGDEARLHQVLANLLANARMHTPVGTTVTASVEATAARTVAIRVRDDGPGIPPALLPTVFERFTRADASRARAGGKEGGSGLGLAIATAITGAHGGRIDVTSVPGRTEFTIELPAAATELPPAEQAMRARTAPV; from the coding sequence ATGAACCTCCGAATCCGCAACCTCCGAACCCGCAACCGAGGCCGCCTGCACGGCCGTTCACTGCGCACCCGCCTCCTCCTCTTCATCAGCGCCACCCTGTTCGTCGTGTGCGCCGCGATGTCCCTCACCACCGTCCTCGTCCAACGCGCCTATCTGCTGGGCGACCTGGACGACCGGGTGGGCAACGCCGCCGAACGCAGCCTGGGCGGCGCCGAACACCACCCGGACTTCGACGGGGACCTCGGGTTCCTCATGGAGAACGGCCACGCCGTCGGGACGCTCGCCGCACGGTTCGACGACAAGGGCTCGGTCATCGCCGCGGCCGTCGTCAGCCAGGACGCCCCGCCGCAGAACCTCACCACCGCCCAGCGCGAGGCCCTCGCGGGCATCACGGCCGACGGCGCGATGCACACCCGGACCGTGCCGGGCTTCGGCACCTACCGGCTCACGGCGCTCAACCACAATGGGGTCAAGGTCCTCACCGGCCTCCCGATGGACGACGTACAGGACATGATCAGCGGTCTGGTGGTGGCCGAGGCGGTCGTCGCCCTCGCCGGCCTGACCGTCGCGGGCTGCCTGTGCGCGGTCGTCATACGACGGCAGCTACGGCCGCTGGGCCGGGTCGCCGCCACCGCGGTCGAGGTCTCCCGCTCGCAGCTCGGGCACGGCGAGGTCACCGCGCTCACCCGGGTGCCCGAGCGGGACACCGACCCCGGCAGCGAGGCCGGCCAGGTCGGCGCCGCGCTCAACCGCATGATCGACCATGTCGAGTCCTCGCTCGCCGAACGCCAACGCAGCGAGGAGCAGATGCGCCGCAGCGAGGAACGCATGCGCCGCTTCCTCGCCGACGCCAGCCATGAACTCCGCACCCCGCTCGCCTCGATCGCGGGCTACGCCGAGCTGATGAACCGCGGCACCGACCGCATCGAACCGGGCCTCGCCTGGCGCCGGGTCACCGCCGAGTCGGCACGCATGACGGGCCTCGTGGAGGACCTCCTGCTGCTCGCCCGGCTCGACGAGGGCCGGCCCTTGCAGTCCGCCGAGGTGGACCTCGCGGCGCTGCTCGCCGAGGCGGTGTGGGACGCCCGAGCGGCCGGCACCGGCCACGACTGGCAGCTCCAACTGTCCCTGGACGCCCCGGCGTTGGTCATCGGCGACGAGGCCCGCCTGCACCAGGTGCTGGCCAACCTGCTGGCCAACGCGCGTATGCACACCCCCGTCGGCACGACGGTCACGGCGAGCGTCGAGGCCACCGCCGCCCGCACCGTCGCAATCCGGGTACGCGACGACGGCCCGGGCATCCCCCCGGCCCTCCTCCCCACGGTCTTCGAACGCTTCACCCGCGCCGACGCCTCCCGCGCCCGCGCAGGCGGCAAGGAGGGCGGCTCCGGCCTCGGCCTCGCCATCGCGACGGCGATCACCGGAGCCCACGGCGGCCGCATCGACGTGACCAGCGTCCCGGGCCGCACGGAGTTCACCATCGAACTCCCCGCCGCCGCCACCGAACTCCCGCCCGCAGAACAGGCGATGCGCGCACGGACGGCGCCGGTCTAG